The following proteins are co-located in the Campylobacter concisus genome:
- the gmhB gene encoding D-glycero-beta-D-manno-heptose 1,7-bisphosphate 7-phosphatase — MNKNEPIKALFLDRDGVINEDAGYVYEIKDFKFIDGIFDALREFAEAGYKLFVVTNQSGIGRGYYTQEQFDTLNKFMLEIFKKEQIFITKVYFCPHAPEADCACRKPNPKMILDACKEFNIDPKNSLMIGDKPSDVEAGKRAGIGRNFLLDGINFKDVRDVLNKLKKEKSL, encoded by the coding sequence ATGAATAAAAATGAGCCTATTAAAGCACTTTTTCTGGATCGAGACGGCGTAATAAACGAAGATGCTGGATATGTTTACGAGATAAAAGATTTTAAATTTATCGATGGCATTTTTGATGCGTTGAGGGAATTTGCTGAGGCTGGCTACAAGCTCTTTGTCGTGACAAATCAATCAGGTATCGGAAGAGGCTACTACACGCAGGAGCAGTTTGACACTCTAAATAAATTTATGCTTGAAATTTTCAAAAAAGAGCAAATTTTCATCACCAAGGTCTATTTTTGCCCACACGCTCCAGAGGCGGATTGCGCTTGTAGAAAACCAAATCCAAAAATGATACTTGATGCCTGCAAAGAGTTTAACATAGACCCTAAAAACTCACTCATGATAGGCGATAAGCCAAGTGATGTCGAGGCTGGAAAAAGGGCAGGTATTGGTAGAAATTTCTTGCTTGATGGCATAAATTTTAAAGATGTAAGAGATGTTTTAAATAAGCTAAAAAAGGAAAAATCACTATGA
- a CDS encoding c-type cytochrome: protein MKKLLIVSSVAALLSTAAFAADGAAIYKKCIACHGAKAEKMFNNKVPALTSLDAAAIEEALKGYKTGANKFGLGAMMKPIATPMSDEDAKAVAEYIQTLK from the coding sequence ATGAAAAAATTACTAATTGTTTCTAGCGTTGCGGCTCTACTTTCAACTGCTGCCTTTGCTGCAGATGGTGCTGCTATCTACAAAAAATGCATCGCCTGTCATGGTGCAAAAGCTGAAAAAATGTTTAATAATAAAGTTCCAGCTTTAACATCTCTTGATGCAGCAGCTATCGAAGAGGCACTAAAGGGTTATAAAACAGGAGCAAATAAATTTGGTCTTGGCGCTATGATGAAACCAATCGCTACTCCAATGAGCGACGAAGATGCAAAAGCAGTAGCTGAATACATCCAAACTTTAAAATAA
- a CDS encoding tyrosine-type recombinase/integrase — MAYYWAYQGAYDNCKDLPLNKCPITHLNHDTANRMWWAVRNHLGYKGENNTHGLYVLRHTVASRLVSLKGFNAHKLMAFMGHTDIKSSLHYVHLNIDDIRDGTGVGV; from the coding sequence ATGGCTTACTACTGGGCGTATCAAGGGGCTTATGATAACTGCAAAGACTTACCCTTAAACAAGTGCCCTATAACTCATCTAAACCACGATACAGCAAATCGTATGTGGTGGGCTGTAAGAAACCATCTAGGATATAAGGGAGAAAACAACACTCACGGACTATACGTATTACGCCATACAGTGGCTTCTAGGTTAGTGAGTTTGAAGGGATTTAATGCTCATAAATTGATGGCTTTTATGGGTCATACAGATATTAAAAGTAGCTTGCACTACGTTCATCTTAATATTGATGATATACGTGATGGCACAGGGGTTGGCGTTTAG
- a CDS encoding DNA translocase FtsK 4TM domain-containing protein: MKLKRAIISLFYKGSKILRHILFTIFVCIFIYFGISTAAPTADFVGSLGQSLGILNIKYFGLIAYVYPFLLIILGYFVYKNFKKFDFDFAQFLVGIFLFFVAFLMFQALSASSVNGGIIGNFIVSALKEVIGSIGTAVAILMMFIISLGLAFRENFIIVLRKAFVDREPKSYEASKNLKDIKPKQIPKIERKRQKNNDIKEEDLIEAQVLNDDEQNLDEELEPESEIESRASTINGVEILNEVAENKKLLDQIERGNVEKPKNFVLPPLKFLNDPPKRSHSVNETEIDQQISNLLDKLRKFKIDGDVVRTYTGPIVTTFEFRPAPHIKVSKILTLQDDLAMALKAQTIRIQAPIPGKDVVGIEVPNQNLETIYLKEILESEIFKNASSPLTMALGKDIVGAPFVTDLKKLPHLLIAGTTGSGKSVGINAMLLSLLYRNSPQTLRLMMIDPKMLEFSIYNDIPHLLTPVITEAKKAITALSNMVAEMERRYKIMSQTRTKNIESYNEKMKSEGGEQFPYIVVIIDELADLMMTSGKDVELYIGRLAQMARASGIHLIVATQRPSVDVVTGLIKANLPSRISYRVGQRIDSKVILDQMGAESLLGRGDMLFTPPGSPGVIRLHAPFASEKEIETVVNFLKEQQNVVYDEKFLIEEGTSGSVAAGTLGEDELDELYEEAKEIILSEQKTSISYLQRRLKIGYNKAANIIEQMEKMGVLSPVNAKGQREIL; the protein is encoded by the coding sequence ATTAAACTCAAGCGTGCTATAATAAGCCTTTTTTATAAAGGATCTAAAATTTTACGACATATTTTATTTACAATTTTTGTTTGCATTTTTATATATTTTGGTATCTCCACAGCTGCCCCAACTGCTGATTTTGTTGGCTCACTTGGACAAAGCCTTGGTATTTTAAATATCAAATATTTTGGACTTATTGCGTATGTTTATCCATTTTTATTGATCATTTTGGGCTATTTTGTCTATAAAAATTTTAAGAAATTTGACTTTGATTTTGCTCAGTTTTTAGTAGGAATTTTCCTCTTTTTTGTAGCTTTTTTGATGTTTCAAGCCTTGAGTGCTTCAAGTGTAAATGGCGGTATAATTGGAAATTTCATAGTTAGTGCCTTAAAAGAGGTGATCGGCTCTATCGGCACCGCGGTTGCTATACTTATGATGTTTATTATCTCGCTTGGGCTTGCTTTTAGAGAAAATTTTATCATTGTTTTAAGAAAGGCTTTTGTCGATAGAGAGCCAAAAAGCTACGAGGCGAGTAAAAATTTAAAAGATATAAAACCAAAACAAATCCCAAAGATAGAACGCAAAAGACAAAAGAATAATGATATAAAAGAAGAAGATCTTATAGAAGCTCAGGTACTAAATGATGATGAGCAGAATTTAGATGAAGAGCTAGAGCCTGAGTCAGAAATAGAGAGTAGGGCCTCAACTATAAATGGAGTTGAAATTTTAAACGAAGTGGCTGAGAATAAGAAGTTACTTGATCAAATAGAGCGAGGTAATGTCGAAAAGCCAAAGAATTTTGTCTTGCCACCGCTTAAATTTTTAAACGATCCGCCAAAACGCTCGCACAGTGTCAATGAAACGGAAATCGATCAGCAAATTTCTAATTTGCTTGATAAGCTCCGTAAGTTTAAAATAGACGGCGATGTGGTTAGAACTTATACTGGGCCTATCGTCACGACATTTGAGTTTCGTCCAGCTCCACATATCAAGGTAAGTAAAATTTTAACGCTTCAAGATGACCTAGCGATGGCACTAAAGGCTCAAACTATCCGTATCCAAGCGCCGATCCCCGGCAAAGATGTCGTAGGCATCGAGGTGCCAAATCAAAATTTAGAAACTATATATCTAAAAGAAATTTTAGAGAGTGAAATCTTTAAAAATGCCAGTAGCCCACTAACTATGGCACTTGGTAAAGATATCGTCGGTGCCCCTTTTGTGACAGACCTTAAAAAACTACCTCATTTGCTAATCGCTGGTACAACGGGATCAGGCAAGAGTGTGGGTATAAATGCGATGCTTTTAAGCTTGCTTTATAGAAACAGCCCACAAACTTTGCGCTTAATGATGATCGATCCAAAGATGCTTGAATTTAGCATATATAACGATATCCCACATCTTTTGACGCCTGTTATCACAGAGGCTAAAAAGGCGATCACAGCGCTTTCAAACATGGTCGCTGAGATGGAGCGAAGATATAAGATAATGAGCCAAACTCGCACAAAAAATATAGAGAGCTACAACGAAAAGATGAAGAGTGAGGGCGGCGAGCAGTTCCCATACATCGTCGTGATCATCGATGAGCTAGCTGATCTTATGATGACTAGTGGCAAGGACGTGGAGCTTTATATAGGCCGTCTAGCACAGATGGCAAGGGCTAGTGGCATACACTTGATAGTGGCAACCCAGCGCCCAAGTGTCGATGTCGTGACTGGCCTTATAAAAGCAAATTTGCCAAGTAGGATAAGTTACAGGGTAGGGCAGAGGATTGATAGTAAGGTCATCTTGGATCAAATGGGAGCTGAGAGCTTGCTCGGACGCGGAGATATGTTATTTACACCTCCAGGAAGCCCTGGTGTGATCAGACTTCATGCACCATTTGCTAGCGAAAAAGAGATAGAAACGGTTGTAAATTTCTTAAAAGAGCAACAAAATGTAGTTTATGATGAGAAATTTTTAATAGAAGAAGGCACAAGCGGAAGTGTGGCTGCTGGTACTCTAGGAGAAGATGAACTTGATGAGCTTTACGAAGAGGCCAAAGAGATCATTTTAAGTGAGCAAAAAACGTCGATCAGTTATCTGCAAAGACGTCTAAAAATAGGTTACAACAAAGCTGCAAACATAATAGAGCAAATGGAGAAAATGGGGGTTTTAAGTCCAGTGAATGCAAAAGGACAAAGAGAAATTTTATAG
- the flgL gene encoding flagellar hook-associated protein FlgL encodes MRITNQLRFSQTLHDYQKNMTGVNKSYKQLSNGLKIQDPYDGAATYNDAMRLDYEATTLTQVVDATGKSVNFSKNTDNALQEFEKQLENFKTKVVQAASSVHSKTSLEALANDLQGIKNHLVNIANTSVNGQFLFSGSAVDTKPIDGAGKYQGNRDYMKTSAGAQVELPYNIPGYDLFLGKDGDYSKILTTNVRLADQTRTDISYAPKFLNDNSKIKNMIGLNYASDSVVRSDGSYNGTINPDYDFLDNSNVNFPDTYFFMQGKKPDGTTFTSKFKMSANTTMAGLMEKIGMEFGNTKTTKVVDVSINNDGQFNIKDLTKGNQTIDFHMVAATSVAPNRGAIAQNNALDAVNSLEDLETMANNVPKTVHITEFVKSKYTDKDGNATNAFDYDKVRFERKDNELIANLPQVARRTGEYATDQTKLSEVSGTKESYDRNLYPKDVDARKRELFNIDNQEINLQVKSITGTKYDIKVKMGTAGGTNTPVQFEITSTPPGGTPSAPRTLTVYNSDEFGSYRTYASDFTYRQLMDIVAMAASDNIPNPPHAENANFDTDIEKVKRDQNYNAYKEALSKTKGAVETTLDDRGRMVLTDKTKSVTNIEVTMHDAKNSDKFDGDSTGRDTAGNAGHPQGKGSVFSFNENNALTIDEPSTSVFQDLDNMIEAVRKGYYRADANSNDPRNTGMQGALQRLDHLIDHANKELTKIGSQSRLLTATKERAEVMKVNVQTVKNDVIDADYAESYLKFTQLSLSYQATLQASAKINQLSLLNYLN; translated from the coding sequence ATGAGAATAACAAACCAACTACGTTTTAGTCAGACTTTGCATGACTACCAAAAAAATATGACTGGTGTAAATAAAAGCTATAAGCAGCTCTCAAATGGTTTGAAAATTCAAGATCCATACGATGGTGCTGCGACTTATAATGATGCAATGAGGCTTGATTATGAAGCAACTACTCTCACTCAAGTAGTTGATGCCACTGGTAAATCTGTAAATTTCTCAAAAAATACAGATAATGCATTGCAAGAGTTTGAAAAACAGCTTGAAAATTTTAAGACAAAAGTAGTCCAAGCAGCTAGCAGCGTGCATAGTAAGACATCGCTAGAGGCTTTGGCAAATGACCTTCAAGGCATAAAAAATCACCTAGTAAATATAGCCAATACTTCGGTCAATGGGCAGTTTTTATTTTCTGGAAGCGCTGTTGATACAAAGCCAATAGATGGTGCAGGAAAGTATCAAGGTAACCGTGATTATATGAAAACATCAGCTGGTGCTCAGGTTGAGCTTCCTTACAATATCCCAGGATATGATCTATTTTTAGGAAAAGACGGTGATTACAGTAAAATTTTGACCACAAATGTTCGTTTAGCTGATCAAACTAGAACCGACATCTCTTATGCGCCAAAATTTCTAAACGATAACAGCAAGATAAAAAATATGATCGGGTTAAATTATGCTAGCGATTCAGTGGTTAGAAGTGATGGCTCTTACAATGGAACAATAAATCCGGATTATGATTTTTTAGATAATTCAAATGTAAATTTTCCAGATACATATTTTTTCATGCAAGGCAAAAAGCCAGACGGCACGACATTTACTAGCAAATTTAAGATGAGTGCAAATACAACAATGGCTGGACTTATGGAAAAAATCGGTATGGAATTTGGCAATACAAAAACAACAAAGGTTGTTGATGTAAGCATAAATAACGATGGACAATTTAATATCAAAGATCTTACTAAAGGTAATCAAACTATTGACTTTCATATGGTTGCAGCCACATCAGTAGCACCAAATCGCGGCGCAATCGCTCAAAACAACGCGCTTGATGCGGTAAATTCTCTTGAAGATCTTGAAACAATGGCGAATAACGTTCCAAAAACGGTTCATATCACTGAGTTTGTAAAGAGTAAATATACCGATAAAGATGGAAACGCGACAAATGCATTTGACTATGATAAGGTTAGATTTGAAAGAAAAGATAATGAGCTAATCGCAAATTTACCTCAAGTAGCTAGAAGAACGGGCGAATATGCAACAGATCAGACAAAGCTAAGCGAAGTTTCTGGTACAAAGGAGAGCTACGATAGAAATTTATATCCAAAAGATGTTGATGCTAGAAAGAGAGAGCTCTTTAATATCGACAACCAAGAGATAAATTTACAAGTAAAGTCAATCACTGGTACAAAATATGATATAAAGGTAAAAATGGGTACAGCAGGGGGTACAAATACTCCAGTGCAATTTGAAATAACATCTACACCACCAGGTGGCACGCCTTCTGCACCTAGGACTTTAACTGTTTATAACTCAGATGAGTTTGGAAGTTACAGAACTTATGCTAGTGATTTTACTTATAGGCAGCTCATGGATATCGTTGCTATGGCAGCAAGCGATAATATTCCAAACCCTCCACATGCAGAAAACGCAAATTTTGATACAGATATAGAAAAAGTAAAAAGAGATCAAAACTATAATGCCTATAAAGAGGCTTTATCAAAAACAAAGGGCGCGGTAGAGACAACTTTAGATGATCGTGGCAGAATGGTTTTAACTGATAAGACAAAATCAGTAACAAACATAGAAGTAACTATGCATGATGCAAAAAATAGCGATAAATTTGATGGCGATAGCACTGGTAGAGATACGGCTGGTAATGCTGGCCACCCTCAAGGAAAGGGTTCTGTCTTTAGCTTTAATGAAAATAATGCTTTAACTATTGATGAGCCAAGTACGAGCGTTTTTCAAGACCTTGATAATATGATCGAAGCTGTTAGAAAGGGATATTATAGAGCTGATGCAAATAGCAATGATCCACGAAATACTGGCATGCAAGGCGCATTACAAAGGCTTGATCATTTAATAGATCATGCAAATAAAGAGCTTACAAAGATCGGCTCTCAATCAAGACTTTTAACTGCTACAAAAGAGCGAGCCGAAGTAATGAAAGTGAATGTACAAACTGTTAAAAATGATGTAATTGACGCAGACTATGCGGAGTCATATCTGAAATTTACGCAGCTTTCACTATCTTATCAAGCAACCCTACAAGCAAGTGCGAAGATAAATCAGCTAAGCTTGCTAAATTATTTAAATTAA
- a CDS encoding YaaA family protein: protein MALKILFSPSESKISLNTNNKFNGKDLIFPELFNKRVEILNRYDEFLKNANLDDIKKLFGLKELEESKQLRESLSQKGSIKAILRYDGVAYKHLNYRGLDNEVQKYIDNNVLIFSNLFGPILAKDEIPEYKLKQGEKLGGFEISKFYEKNFSKVVNDFLQNDEILDLRAKFYEKFYTIKKEYITFCFVKNKKIVSHHAKAYRGEVLRQIANKLIKNKNELMSLNFKNLRLIDMKKIGLKTELMFEICE from the coding sequence ATGGCACTAAAAATTCTCTTTTCTCCAAGCGAAAGTAAAATTTCTCTAAATACGAATAATAAATTTAATGGTAAGGATTTGATATTTCCAGAGCTTTTTAACAAAAGAGTTGAAATTTTAAATAGATACGATGAGTTTTTAAAAAATGCAAATTTAGACGATATAAAAAAGCTTTTTGGGCTAAAAGAGCTTGAAGAGAGTAAGCAGCTGCGAGAAAGCCTATCTCAAAAAGGCAGCATAAAAGCTATTTTAAGGTATGATGGAGTGGCTTATAAACATCTAAACTATCGTGGTTTAGACAATGAGGTGCAAAAATATATAGATAATAATGTTTTAATCTTTTCAAATTTATTTGGGCCTATCTTAGCAAAAGATGAGATACCAGAATACAAACTAAAGCAAGGTGAAAAGCTAGGTGGCTTTGAAATTTCAAAATTTTATGAAAAAAATTTTAGTAAAGTGGTTAATGATTTTTTGCAAAATGATGAGATTTTAGACCTTAGAGCTAAGTTTTATGAAAAATTTTACACTATAAAAAAAGAATACATAACTTTTTGTTTTGTAAAAAATAAAAAAATAGTGAGTCATCACGCAAAAGCGTATAGAGGCGAAGTCTTACGCCAGATAGCAAATAAACTTATAAAAAATAAAAATGAACTAATGAGCTTAAATTTTAAAAATTTAAGGCTTATTGATATGAAAAAGATTGGGCTAAAGACCGAGCTTATGTTTGAAATTTGCGAGTAA
- a CDS encoding HU family DNA-binding protein: MKKAEFIQAVADKAGLSKKDTLKVVDATLETIQAVLEKGDTISFIGFGTFGTADRAARKARVPGTKKVIDVPASKAVKFKVGKKLKEAVAAGAAKKGKKK; encoded by the coding sequence ATGAAAAAAGCTGAATTTATTCAAGCTGTTGCCGATAAGGCTGGTCTTTCAAAAAAAGATACTCTAAAAGTTGTTGATGCTACTTTGGAGACAATCCAAGCAGTTCTTGAAAAAGGCGATACAATTAGCTTTATAGGCTTTGGTACTTTCGGTACTGCTGACAGAGCTGCAAGAAAAGCTAGAGTTCCTGGAACTAAAAAAGTTATCGACGTTCCTGCTAGCAAAGCAGTTAAATTCAAAGTTGGCAAAAAACTTAAAGAAGCAGTTGCTGCTGGTGCTGCTAAAAAAGGTAAAAAGAAATAA
- a CDS encoding response regulator, with protein MNITSLKYNFINLKDLENPTDMLHAFKDKQGLEINNKQISNLKESIKASKVINITDSEVKEQNRYKILQKVEEILNNYSKNLIYSNNKIHSDELSRGYHFSENSYFKNIKASDSISTLKSGYLENTKFKNLNDYAYSNTLKTKHGEVEVFLDIYGDNDKLGTTKLENNSYLFSFDSNNDGVLDQKDILFDKLKVRGYDKDGNKKIANLSDVIPRVDLRQFISTNIINHNQVEREELNRKAMITNNPDLYVNTKDIDYRHSYYASDPNTLFAAENRYEKIEKNDINNFFKKYAQNDGWVDLRHNNIFGKDSSFKNFAYLKVGFDDTARLSEFNPIIEPSKDYKKDENFSYTKFQKDSFMKFYKDYNAEFDAYNKMIENLGNNLKKFEENADAYISKLEKTKSAKMIAMENEFKQATGLEFSISNLKKVKKAFITNEATAATSLQDSDSVVAMKLNKDGTIRLKFDSGREIDVKELYNDTGKLNTSSELKTSINLEAKEMNNVQLNSLDFKDIGFMQGDKIVSLKDAGAIAIANLSNKFESKFLISLNNGKSISTREIYNISYLENDLKGKEKIDERDKFYKKVDIKA; from the coding sequence ATGAATATCACATCGTTAAAATATAACTTTATAAATTTAAAAGATTTAGAAAATCCTACAGATATGCTCCATGCCTTTAAGGATAAACAAGGTTTAGAGATAAATAACAAACAAATTTCAAATTTAAAAGAAAGTATCAAAGCAAGCAAAGTTATAAACATCACTGATTCCGAGGTCAAAGAGCAAAACAGATACAAAATCCTACAAAAAGTAGAAGAAATTTTAAATAACTACTCAAAAAATCTCATCTACAGTAACAATAAAATCCACTCTGATGAACTTTCTAGAGGCTATCATTTTAGTGAGAATTCCTACTTTAAAAATATAAAAGCTTCAGATAGCATATCTACACTAAAAAGTGGATACTTAGAAAATACAAAATTTAAAAATTTAAATGATTACGCCTACTCAAACACTCTAAAAACAAAACATGGAGAAGTAGAAGTATTTTTAGATATTTATGGCGATAATGATAAACTTGGCACTACAAAATTAGAAAATAATAGCTATCTTTTTAGCTTTGATAGCAACAATGACGGCGTGCTAGATCAAAAAGATATACTCTTTGATAAGCTAAAAGTAAGGGGCTATGACAAAGACGGAAATAAAAAAATAGCAAATTTAAGCGATGTGATACCAAGGGTTGATCTTAGGCAGTTTATCAGCACAAACATCATAAATCACAACCAAGTAGAAAGAGAAGAGCTAAATCGTAAAGCAATGATCACAAATAATCCCGATCTTTACGTGAATACAAAAGATATTGATTATAGGCACTCTTACTACGCCTCAGATCCAAATACTTTGTTCGCTGCAGAAAACAGATATGAAAAGATAGAGAAAAATGATATAAATAATTTCTTTAAAAAATATGCCCAAAATGACGGCTGGGTCGATCTAAGACATAATAATATCTTTGGCAAAGATAGCTCTTTTAAAAATTTTGCCTATCTTAAAGTGGGCTTTGATGATACTGCAAGATTAAGCGAGTTTAATCCGATCATTGAGCCGAGCAAAGATTACAAAAAAGATGAAAATTTCTCATATACAAAATTTCAAAAAGATAGTTTTATGAAATTTTACAAAGATTATAACGCTGAGTTTGACGCATATAACAAGATGATAGAAAATCTTGGCAATAATTTAAAGAAATTTGAAGAAAATGCGGACGCTTATATATCAAAGCTTGAGAAGACAAAATCAGCCAAAATGATCGCGATGGAAAATGAATTTAAGCAAGCAACTGGACTTGAGTTTAGTATCTCAAATTTAAAAAAGGTAAAAAAGGCTTTTATAACAAATGAAGCCACAGCTGCCACATCTTTACAAGATAGCGATAGCGTCGTAGCTATGAAGCTAAACAAAGATGGCACCATAAGGCTAAAATTTGATAGTGGTAGAGAGATAGACGTAAAAGAGCTTTATAACGATACTGGCAAGCTAAATACATCAAGTGAGCTAAAAACTAGCATAAATTTAGAGGCAAAAGAGATGAATAATGTGCAGCTAAATAGCTTGGATTTTAAAGATATTGGCTTCATGCAAGGTGATAAAATCGTAAGTCTAAAAGATGCTGGAGCGATCGCTATTGCCAATCTATCTAATAAATTTGAGAGTAAATTTTTAATCAGTCTAAATAATGGCAAAAGCATATCTACAAGAGAAATTTATAATATCAGCTATCTTGAAAATGATTTAAAGGGCAAAGAAAAGATAGATGAGAGAGATAAATTTTATAAAAAAGTTGATATTAAGGCATAA
- a CDS encoding AEC family transporter, with translation MNFTPLFAIFFIIATGFFAKKVGIVEQKHSIPFVDFVLCFAMPALIFDKIYHVNVDVSLINTILIGFGSTAISAVMALVLGKIFKFTKVTTVSMVMLSLFGNTLFVGMPVIQGFFGDAMVNEVIFYDQIATGIPLSILGPLILSFAAPEKVSLFQNTMKILKFPPFIALIMALILKEVPLPEFIFAPLRMFEGSVTPVALFAIGVGLNFSSITSSYKGVSVVLLCKMILPAIVFFIILKFSGIQMNKTWVVGLFQCAMPTSALASAMVIKAGLDSSLAISSVAIGVLFSFITLPVIYFVFA, from the coding sequence ATGAACTTCACTCCACTTTTTGCAATTTTTTTCATAATCGCAACTGGTTTTTTTGCTAAAAAAGTCGGCATTGTTGAGCAAAAGCACTCGATCCCATTTGTGGATTTTGTCCTTTGTTTTGCAATGCCTGCGCTAATCTTTGACAAAATTTATCACGTAAACGTCGATGTTTCGCTTATAAATACAATTTTAATTGGCTTTGGCTCAACAGCTATCAGCGCTGTCATGGCATTGGTGCTTGGTAAGATTTTTAAATTTACTAAAGTAACAACTGTTAGTATGGTCATGCTAAGCCTTTTTGGTAATACCCTATTTGTCGGTATGCCTGTCATTCAAGGCTTCTTTGGCGATGCGATGGTAAATGAAGTCATCTTTTACGATCAAATAGCTACTGGTATCCCACTTTCGATCCTTGGGCCACTTATCCTCTCTTTTGCTGCACCAGAGAAGGTTTCTCTATTTCAAAATACGATGAAAATTTTAAAATTTCCACCATTTATCGCGCTTATTATGGCTCTTATCTTAAAAGAAGTCCCTTTGCCTGAGTTTATCTTTGCTCCACTTAGGATGTTTGAAGGTAGTGTTACTCCGGTGGCACTTTTTGCGATTGGTGTTGGTCTTAACTTTAGCAGTATCACAAGCTCATATAAAGGCGTTAGCGTTGTGCTTTTGTGTAAGATGATCTTGCCAGCTATCGTATTTTTTATCATATTAAAATTTTCAGGTATCCAGATGAACAAAACTTGGGTCGTTGGTCTCTTTCAATGTGCGATGCCAACATCAGCCCTTGCAAGTGCGATGGTCATAAAAGCTGGGCTTGATAGCTCGCTAGCCATCTCATCAGTGGCCATAGGCGTGCTTTTTTCATTTATCACGCTTCCAGTTATATATTTTGTATTTGCGTAA
- a CDS encoding pyruvate kinase, which yields MKKLLLVALGAMFMLGGLANATEMMKKDDMGKDEMMKKEQMMKDDMGKKPMIKKDEMKKDDMGMKDEMKKDDMGMKKDEMKKGM from the coding sequence ATGAAGAAATTACTACTAGTTGCACTTGGTGCTATGTTTATGCTTGGTGGTCTTGCAAATGCTACTGAAATGATGAAAAAAGATGACATGGGCAAAGACGAGATGATGAAGAAAGAGCAGATGATGAAAGATGACATGGGCAAAAAACCCATGATAAAAAAAGATGAAATGAAAAAAGATGACATGGGCATGAAAGACGAAATGAAAAAAGACGACATGGGTATGAAAAAAGACGAAATGAAAAAAGGCATGTAA
- a CDS encoding response regulator transcription factor — translation MVRILLVEDDEILLDLISEYLSENGYEVTTSDNAKEALDLAYEQNFDLLILDVKIPQGDGFSLLSSLRELGVSAPSIFTTSLNTIDDLEKGYKSGCDDYLKKPFELKELLIRIQALLKRNFSHHSGDAIKISSEFSFHPQSKTLSKDGKNVNISSKESDLLALFLQNKGKILTKDEIFNKIWKFDEEPSELSLRVYIKNLRQILGKDAILNRRGDGYVYV, via the coding sequence ATGGTTAGAATTTTGCTCGTTGAAGATGATGAAATTTTACTTGATCTCATCAGTGAGTATCTAAGCGAAAATGGCTATGAGGTAACTACTTCAGATAATGCCAAAGAAGCACTTGATCTCGCCTACGAGCAAAATTTCGACCTACTTATACTTGACGTCAAAATCCCACAAGGAGATGGCTTTTCACTTCTTTCTTCCTTAAGAGAGCTAGGTGTTAGCGCACCTAGCATCTTTACCACCTCACTAAATACCATAGACGATCTTGAAAAAGGCTACAAAAGTGGCTGCGACGACTATCTAAAAAAGCCATTTGAGCTAAAAGAACTACTCATACGTATACAAGCACTTCTAAAGAGAAATTTCTCTCATCACAGTGGCGATGCGATCAAAATTTCAAGCGAATTTAGCTTTCATCCGCAGAGCAAGACACTAAGCAAAGATGGCAAAAATGTAAATATCTCAAGTAAAGAGAGCGACCTACTCGCGCTATTTTTGCAAAACAAAGGCAAAATTTTAACCAAAGATGAAATTTTTAATAAAATTTGGAAATTTGACGAGGAGCCAAGCGAACTTAGCCTTCGTGTCTATATCAAAAATTTACGCCAAATTTTAGGCAAAGATGCCATTTTAAATAGGCGTGGGGACGGCTATGTCTATGTCTGA